The nucleotide sequence AGCCTGGGCGATTTCATCGAGGACGCCAACATCGAATCGCCGGTGGATTCCGCCACCATGCTGGGCCTGGAAGAAGCCACCCGCGAAGTGCTGGCCAACCTCACCGCCCGCGAAGCGAAAGTGCTGCGCATGCGCTTCGGCATCGACATGAACACCGACCATACCCTCGAGGAAGTCGGCAAGCAGTTTGATGTCACCCGCGAACGCATCCGGCAGATCGAGGCCAAGGCACTGCGCAAGCTGCGGCACCCGTCTCGCAGCGAACACCTGCGCAGCTTCCTGGATGGCGATTCCTGATCAGGGGTTGCAAAAGCACAAAGGCCGCTGAATAATTCAGCGGCCTTTGTTTTATGAGCGGCCAGCCAGAGCCGTGAGCGTTAAAATAGTGAAAAGCAGAATATCGTGATTTATTTGGGCCTATAGCTCAGTTGGTTAGAGCAGGGGACTCATAATCCCTTGGTCCCTGGTTCGAGTCCAGGTGGGCCCACCATACTTAGTAAAAACTTAAAGCGGCCAAGATAGATATTTACTCTGGCCCACGCCAAGCATCTCATGAAGGGGAACTCCCTCTTGGCGCTGCAGTTTTTCTCCATCAGACTCCACATGCGGCCACACTCTTAACTCCTCACAAAAAATTAAATATTATTCACGTAAAAAATCAATGCTCCACCAACACGGAGAAAGACTTTAAATAAAGCTGTGCATCGAAGCAGGAAAAGCCGCTCAATCCAGAATAAAGCCCAACTGCCGCGCCTTCAGCACCGCCTGCGTCCGGTTATCACACTCAAACAACCCCAACAAATCCGACACATATTCCCTCACCGTCGCCGGCGAAATATTCAGCTGCGCCGCGATCTCCTTGTTCGGCAACCCGAGCGACAACAATTCCAGCGTAGCAAGCTGACGCGGTGACAACATCACATGGCCGGTATGCGCCTGCCCACCCACAATCACCGTCTCGCCGTCCATGATGTCCCGCAACGCTTTGATCATTGCTGCCTTGGTACTGGTCTTGGCAATAAAGCTGTCGGCGCCAAGCTGGAGCATCTGCTGGATGCTGGCGTGGTGATCGACGGTGGAGATCACCACCAGCGGCAGTGCCGGGTAGCGGGTCTTGATTTCTCTGAGGCCATTGAGGCCGGTGGTGCCGGGAAGATGGATATCAAACAACACCAGCGCAATATCCTGATGCGTGGCCAGGGCCACCTTGGCGGCGTCGAAGTCGGCGGCCTCGATGACCTGGATGTCGGGGAAGGCGTCATGCAGCAGCAGGCGCAGGCCGTCCCGGTATAGTGCGTGATCTTCGGTTATCAGTACCTTGGCGGTCATGGGTCGGGCTCATGCTGGCCGGGGTTGCGGGGCGCGCCTTAACAATGGGCACGCGCAAGGACCGTATCACGTCCACCACCCGAGCGGCGTGTTTACGTTGGCATATCCAGGCTCATCGGTGACTGACGCCGCCGGGCGGCCACATTCAGCAACGCCCGCAACTGGGACGGCAGAAGCTGTGGGGATACCGCGATCCACTGCGCCGGCAACGCCGCGTCTGTGGCGCACACACAGGCTGCCACGAGGTCCCGGGCCAGCCGCTGCACAGCGTCCGCCGGCAGCGCCGTCTGTGTGAGCGCGGCATCGTCACAGAGCAGCACGGCGGCGGGCCAGCCGGATTGCCAAGCCTCGTCCACGGAACGGAACACCGAGACCTGGCATTGCCAGCTCTGCAGGCGCGCAGACAACGCATCCCTGAGTGCATCGTCCTGGATAATCAGGCTCACCTTCAATGCGCTGTCGCCCTGGTCCGCCGCTGCTGACCGTGGCAACGCCGGGTCTGCCAACACCGGCACGCTCAGGGTAAACGTGCTGCCCTGGCCGGGTCTGGAGATCACGTTCACAGGGTGCTCCAGCAGTTCAGCGATATGCCTGACGATGGACAGGCCGATGCCGGCCCCTTCGGTTTTCTGCGGCACGTCGGCAGCGCGGTGGTAGATATCAAAGATATGCTGCTGCACGCTGTCGTCCATGCCGCAGCCGGTATCCAGCACCTGGATGGCGACCTGGCGGCCGCGCCGACGACAGCCCACCACGACCCGCCCGGTGTCGGTATATTTCACGGCGTTGGAGACCAGATTGCGCAACATGCGATCAAGCAGCATCGGGTCGCTGAAGACGGTTACGGAGCAGGGGTGGAACCTCAGTTCAATGCCCTTCTCTCTCGCCAGCACCCGGTACTCGTTCTGCAGGCGCGCAAACAGGTCGTTGAGCTGAACAGCCTTCAACTCGGGCCGGATCGCACCGGATTCCAGTTTGCTAAGGTCCATGATCGACTTGAAAGATTCGCTCATCTGACGGTGCGTATTCTTCAGCCGGTAGAGTATTTTCTTGCCGTCCAACCCCTGGACATGCGGCTGCAAGTGCTCCAGAAAGATACTCATGGAATTGAGCGGCTGGCTCAGGTCATGGCTGCTCTGCGCAATAAAACGCGACTTCGACTGGCTGAGGTATTCGGCCCTGACCTTTTCGTCGCGCAGGGCACGCACGCGCAGGATCAGCGCCACGGCGTGCAGCAGCATGTGCAAGATCTGGATATAGAGCACATGAAGCATCTTGTAGGATTCGGTTACTTCCTGAAACGCCCGGGACGCCCCCTGCGTGACCAGCACCACTTGCAGCATCGAAAGCACCACCGGGAACCAGCCGAGCAGATAAATAAAGTAGTAGCTACCTTCGCGGCGCACCTTGGCCACACCCGAGCCAAGAATCACCAGCGACACCACCAGGTAATCCAGCACGTACAGGCGTACTTTGGCTTCCATGGGCAATGCGGTGGCGAGCAGGCAGATCACCAACGTCAACAGCGCCGCGCCGACAAACACCTGAAACCATCGCCCGGAGGCGCGGTTGATGCGGAGAAAACTGCCGGCGAAGGCCAGTTGTGTCATCAGGGTTGAAGAGACCAGCCACCAGAACCAGTCCGTCTCGATATACGCCGATTGCCATATCAGCGCCGGGATGCTGCTGTGTCCCAGGTAATAGACAAGCATCAGCAGCGACGACAGCGCGCCCCAGAAAAAAGCGACTTCCGACATCAGCAACCAGCAGACCAGCCCCAGTACGACCAGGCCCAGGATGACGCCTATGGCCACCTTGAAAGCAAGGTCCAGGTGCATGGCCCAGGCCGCATACTGCTGCCCGCTCATCAACCCGATGTAGGGATGCCAGGTGCCGCGCCGGGCGTTCAGTTCAACCACCACGAGATAGGATTTGCCGGCTTGCAGGTTGAGGTTCACCGCCCGGCCGAGGGTGTTGATATCCGTCGTGTCGCCATAGCCCCCCTTGCCGAACCGCTGCACAACCTGACCATCGTCACTCCGGACCAGCACGCCCGATTGTCGGAAACCGAAATTGCTGATGTGGAGCATCCAGTCACTGGTCTGGGTCAGGTTGACGACGCGGGTATAGAGCCAGTACCGGCCGTGTTGCCTGAAATCCGGGGACAGGCCAAAGCGCTCACCCGCCGGCACGGTATCGGGAGCCTTGTCCAGCGCCAGGCCTTCCGGCGCGGGAATGAAACCTGAGGAATACACATTGGAGATAAGAGGGTAACGGTTGTCCGGCCCGGTGAGTTCGATGGCGTGAAATTCCGTAGCGGCCTGCGCGACGCGCAGCCCGGCCAGCACCATCACCAGGCAGACGATCAGAAACATGCCCACCGAAAAGCCGCGCTCCGCCCCGCACGATAATGGTCGATTCATGCAGTCTTCCTGTGACCAGGCCGGCCTGATAACCGGCGCTGGATGCCGTCACCGGCTGAACGACGCCCCAGCACGCCCCCGAATCGCCCATAATGCCTCACACGACGGTCTGTTGCGTACCCCGACATCTGTCGGGTACCGCCTGTTGCGCCCTGTAGCAGTGATCACATTGATCCGATGGAGTGAGAGCAAGACAAGCCAGACCGGCGTGCTGGCCAACCCTGGCGCACGCCGGCCGTCTGATGGCGATGGATGCCGACCGCGGCGCCGGCCGGGTTCGCGTTCTGGCCAGGTTGTGTTGCTGCATCAGGGCGGGCCATCTGGCTCGCCCGCTCCCACAGGTTTGCCGCAGGCTTACAACAGCAGACGTGTCAGCAACAGCAACACCAGTGCCACCACCAGCAGCAGGGCCGCATAGAGCAGATAAAGATGCAGGCACAGCCATAGCAGTATCAGCGCGAGTAGCGCCAGCAGCACCGCCGCCAGCACCAGGCACCAGCGCCGTTTCCGTTTCCGGACCAGTCCAACTACCGTGAGGATGAGCGCCACCACGATGACCAGCGCGACCAGCCAGTGCACCCAGCAGGTTGCCCGTTCGCTGAGATCACAGGACGCGCCACCAGTCGGGGTGTACGGCATGTCGTCCTCACCATCGGGTATCCCGTCGCCATCGCTGTCGGGATCAAGGCTGTTGTCGAGGCCGTCACCGTCTATATCGCCACGCGGTTCCTCGCCATCCGGGATGCCGTCGTTGTCACTGTCCGGGTCAACGACGTTATCGAGTCCATCGCCGTCGGCATCGCGCAACGGATCACGTTCGCTGCCATTGTCTGGCGCGTCAGGATCGTACAGCTCTTCACCGTCGGGAATGCCATCGTTGTCGCTGTCGCGATCCAGATGATTGGGAATGCCGTCGCCGTCTGCATCACCCTGCACTTCGTCTTCATCGGCCAGCCCATCACCGTCCTGGTCGCCGGTCTGCACCAGCGGCACGGACAGATTGACGCTGCTGAATGCCGGCCCGGCGCAGTCGTCGCCGGGGTAATGGCTGCTGGCCTCCCAGGTGCCGCCTTCCACCGCCACATAGGCATCCTCGAAGCAACCGTACTCATCCGTCATCACTTCCCGGTAGACCGGATTGCCCGCCGGGTCCCGGTAACGCACGGTGACCATTTCGGTCGGGCGCGGTGGCTGTGTGCACCCCATGGCGCTGATGATGGCGCATTGCCCGGGCATCTTCTCTGCGTCCAGCAGCAACCCCATGTCCGCCAGCGCCGCTCTGGCTTCGGCATTCTGCCCGTCCTGATATGCGCTCGCGGCCTGTGGCCGGAAGCGTTTCCCACAATCCCGGACACTGGTGTCCAGTGTCATGTCGGTACGACGTCGCAAGCCCACACTGACCGTGGTGCCACCGACCGGCACCAGTGTGTCGCCACGGGGCATCCAGGCGGTGACATGGATATCGTGGTCGGTGCAGACGGGTGCATCGTCATTCGGCCGGAGATCAAGCTGCCCCAGGTAGCGCTCGCCCGGTGCAACCAGACGCTTGGCGTCGGCAAACTGTTTGTGCCAGTCCGCCGGGATACCGTCTTCGCGGAAGTAGAACAGTTGCGGCTGTTCCTGTTCATTGACGATCTGGAAGTTGAACGCCACCGGCGTATAGGGGCTCGCGGTTTCACTGGTGACCACACGAAGATTCTGCTGCGCCTTGTCATTGCTGGCATCGGTATCATTGACCTGGCGACGGATCTCGACGCGCACGCAGTTATGTTCATCGTCTGTGCCGTCCGGCGTCCAGACGAAGAAGACATCACGGTATTCACCCGAGGGAATGCTGCCGATAAAACGGATCGCCCGTTCATCGAAACTGCCCTCGCCCCCCACCGTGTGGTAAGGCTCGGACATCAGGAATTTGACTTCCACATCGTAGGCGGTCGCCGGCCCGCTATTATGAACGCGCACATAGATACGATTCTGCTCGTCGGCAATCGGCTGCTCTTCCCCCGGTCCGGTGGACAATTGCACGGTCTGGTCATACGGGGCATAGCCGTCGCCATCGCGCTGGTTGTCCACCCAGATGTCCGGGCTGGTCCAGTGCGGGTCGCCACGGCGCACATAGAGATCGTACTTATCCGGTGGCGGATCATAATCCACATCGATCAGATAACCGTCGTTATCGGGCAGCCTGTCCAGCACGTCGATATCAATGCCGGTGCCTGCCGGCTGCAGGCTGCCGCCCACGGCCAGTGCGGCGTCATTGATGTGATCGGTGGAAGGCGTGCCGTCGCGCACCAGCACCGGTGCCTCACCCTGGGGAATGAGGCGGTTTGCGTAGTACACCAGCACACCGTCGGCCGGCACCGGGTCGGCTTGCGCCAGCGCCGGGCTGCGCGCCTCGATCCAGTAGAAATGGTGCTCGGATTCCAGTGTGGTGGCGCCTTCGGTGAGCCCGATGGCCACTGCCGCGATCTGGTCGCTGTCTATTTCTGCCTGATAGTGCAGCGGGATCGGCGGCTCGCCTTCGCGCTCTGTGCCGGACGGCGGGCGCTGGATATAAAGTACGCGCCCGCCATGGGACGTGACCCAGGTGGCTTTTTCCTTGGACCAGACCAGCGGATGCGCCCCGTCAAACGGCCGCGCCATATTGTCCCAGTGATCCGCCGTGTGCGTCAGCAGGCTGTCCACTTCGTCGTGGACGTACAGGTCTTCCAGCAGCAATTGATGCGACAGGCCGTGGGCATACTGCATGGTATTGTTGTCCGGCCCCTGGACGGACACAGACAGATAGCGAGTCTCCCCCGCAGCGTCATAGGGCCAGAGTCCGGTCGTGGCCCAGTCACGCTGGAAGGCCGGGTCATTGACCACGATCACCACGCGGTCGATATCGTCTGCGGCCTCTGCCGTGGCGCCATCCAGTACAGTTGGCTCTGCGGTAATGAGTTTGTCGAGCACCTCTTCGGCCATTTCCACCAGCAGATTGCGGCTGCTGTCCTGATAGTGCGCACTGTCATGATCGAGCGCCACCGGGCCACGATACAGCGGCACCAGTGTGGTCTGACCATAGCTGACGCGTTCGAGCCAGGCCGCCGCCTCCGTCACGCGGGTTTCGATCATCGCCGGGTCGGCACTGCCGCCGATGCCGCTGAAATCCGCGCGCACTAGCAGCGTGTCCTGCTCACCAATCGGGAACGGGCCTCGTGAAACCGTGACGGGTCGCAGCGCGACATTGTTGTTCTGCCTGACCTGCGCCAGCCCCGGCGCGGAGACGGACGGGTCGTACAGGTTGAGCAGGCGTACCGCGAGATGCACACCGCCGTCTTCGGCCTCGACGTCCTCCGGTGCCGGGGGGCGCCACACCAGCGGGCCCACTACGGTCATGCCGTCGCTGGTCGTCTGCCGGCCTGCAATCGTTGGCAGATACAGCCGGTTATCCGGCGTGTTGGAAGAGGACGAGGCGTAGGCGCTATAGAAGCCGCTGTCGTGCCAGTCATCGGGGAACGCCAGCGGCGAAGCCGGGTCCGCCCAGAACAGGCGGGCGGTCACATTGGTGATCGGCTGCTCGCCACGATTGCGAACCGCCAGGTACAGATAGTTGTTTTCGTTGAAGCGTGGCTGCTGAAACGCATAACTGTTAAGGCCCGCACTGAGCGCGGCGTCCAGGTCAATATCCGGATGATGACGCACGAGAATATCTGGCGAGGACAACAGATAGCCGTCGTCCGATGGCTGTACACCTTCGTCGCCGACATAATCGCGCACGTAGGCATCGAACGGCGGTGTATAGCCTGCACCGGGATACATCACCACGCGATGTTCTGTGGCATCCAGGACCAGCACCCTGCCCTCGCCGTCCAGTACGATTTTCTGCAGCGCATCAAACAGCGGCGCACCGCCGAGATGACGATAGAAAGCGCCGGTGTCTTCCAGCACGACAATACGGTGGTTATCCGTGTCCGCGACATAGACACGACCGTCATCACCGACGGCCACATCGCGGGGGTAACGGAACTGCGCGCTGCCAGTGCCGAAATGACCAAAGGCTGTCTGGGCACCACCGCCTGCCGGCAGCCGCAGCACACGGCTGTTGCCGGTATCCGCCAACCACAGGTCCCCGGTTGCGGTCACATCCAGCCCGTAGGGATTGTTCCAGTCCGTGCCCTCACGCCAGACAGCCCAGCTGTCGTCGTCAGCGTTGTCTGCCACCAGCACGCGGTTGTTACCGGAATCCAGCAGGTAGACCGAGCCATCTTCCGCCACGGCAATATCGCGGGGCATGAGAATGGCGCGGCCGTCCACGGTGGTGCCTGCGCTGGCGAATGCCGCGTCGTGGCTGTAGCTGTCGGCACCGCTGTCGTAACGAAACAACTGCACCTGGCCGGACAACGCATCGACGACAAACACATTGCCGTCGGCGTCCACCGCCACGCCCTGTGGTTCACGAAAAGCACCCGCTGCTGCCGCGTCTGCGTTATAACCGAATTCATGCCAGGTATAGGGGCCAGGAAAATCGGCAAGGCGGGTATAGCGGATACGGTGATTGCCGGTGTCCGCAATCAGCAGACGTTCCCGGGCCGCGTCCACGGCCATGCCGGTCGGCACCATCAGGTCATCGCCGATGATAAAGGGCGGGCCATATTCCAGATCGTCCGCCTGGGCCAGTGGCGCGGCCAGCAACAGCCCCGCCAGAAGCCCCAGCATCCGGACAACGCCGGACATTCCCTGTCCGCAGTGCGAAATCATGCGTGTGCTCTCCCTGTCAGTTCTGCGGTGTCTTTCCGGCGTCTGTGCCTACCGGATTGTCGCGGTAGAACGCCCGCGCTTTCCGCAAGAGGTCGTTGTCCGCCGTGGCACCGTTTTTTTCCGGCACACGGTTCAGCACCGCGCGCCAACGGGACGCGGTACCAAAGTGTTCGGCGTCGGTCAGCAGGCGCTCGGCATAGGTGGCGGCATTGAGGTAATCCGGCTGCGCCATCGGGGCGCCGGATTTTTCGTTGGTCAGGCTGGCCGGCTGGCTGTTGATCAGCGCCACGCTGCGCATCAGCGCCTGCAGACTGTTCTCGCCCGGCATGCGCCCTAAAATCTGCAGCAGGTCGTGCTGGCGAAACGCTCGCGCCCGGCCCGGAAACGCCTTGTCACTGGCCGAGGCTTCCACCACCATCATGACAGCCTGCACCGACGCCGGATTATCGATCGCTACCAGCGCATCCACCATGCGCTGGTTTGCCTGCGGCGCCTGCCCGGCCAAAGTCGGCCGCAGCAACCAGTATTCCCAGGCCAGCCGGTAGGCTTCCGTCGCCTGCGCCGCCGACAGGGGCGGGGCTGCGGGTGCACGCGCAGCCGGTTCGGCCACTGCTGTCAGGTAGCGTTCGCGCAGTGTGTCATAACGGTCGGGTGCATCACGCCGGTCAGCGGCGATCAGCAGCAGTTTGGCTGCTTCCGAGCGATACTCCTGCGCCCGCGCCTGCGCAACCAGATCGGCGGATGCCAGCTTCGCCATCTCGTCCAGCGCGGCATCAAACGCCTCGCCCTGGCTGACACGGCCCGCGACATCATGTGGCGGCAGGCTCGCTGCCTCGCGCAGCACGGCACTGATCCGCGCTGCCGATGCCCTGACGTCATCCGGCCACGGCATATCCTGCTCCTGCGCCATGGCGGCGGGCGCCGCCAGCACGGCCAGCCACAGGAAACCCCACAATTGCATGCATCGCGTCATGGCTGATTACTCCACCAGTCGAGCCCGTAGGGCTGACGCACCACATTCGAACCGCAGTGCACCTCGCCGTCCAGACGGTGATACAGATTCCAGTCGTCGACATATTCGACGTTCGGCAGCAGGCCACGAATCAACACCTCAAAAATATCGTCACCGCTGCCGACATCCCGCGCGCCAAACTGACGCGGGAAATAGTAATGGCCGTTGACGGGCTGGAAGTTCGGGGCGCCCGGTGTAAAGGCGACACTGAAGCGTCCTGTGTCGAAGCCGGCCCGGGCGCCCACATACAGAGTCGGCACTTCGATATACGTCAGGGGCACACCGGCCGCTGCATTCAGCGCGTCGATGACATCCTGGATCTTGTCCTGCACCGTAATCAGGTTGAAGGCGTGCATCTCGGTATCACCCAGCACTTCCGCCACCGTAATAAAGGCCGGTGCCGGGGCCTTCCAGAACCGTGTATCTTCCACCAGCACATACTTGTCACCGCTCTTCGGCGGCACGAACCATCCCACCTGCGAAGGTGGCGCGGTGCGGATGACATTTTCATAAGCATTCGGATCGCCCGAGCCGTCCGGCAGCAGTTTCGGAAATGTGTTCCAGACCCGGCCGATCTCGATAAAGCCGTTACCCAGTGTGGTGATTTCCGCCACCTGCCCGCGTGCACCGGAACCGCTGGCGTCATCGTTATAGATACGCACATATCCCCAGCCCGCACCGGTATGATCCACACCGGTTTCCAGCCGTCGCGGATCGATACTGTCCGCCGACGCGGCGCCGTCTTCCGGCGCTGCGCCCATGGCAAACAGCACAGACCGGCCACGGTCCGCCACGGGGATGGTTTCCAGCTGCGTCCAGGCTTCTGCCGGGCTGGCCACGATCACTTCGCCGTCAACGATCGAGAAACCGAATATTTCGTCGACATGGCTCACGCTCAGCCAGGCGGTAGGCACTTCAAACGGCGGCTGCACTTCCTGCGACGCGAAGAAGTCGAACAGCGCATCCGAGCGCGTATCGCCGACGACAATGCGGCCGAGCGGGAATGCCGGCGTGGGCGGCAGCAACTCGACATTGCCGCCGTAATCGCCCGCTCCGCCACCCACGTCCACCCCCATCTGGAAAATGGCGAAATCCGGCCCGAGCAGCCGTGTCTGAATCCATGGCGGCTGTGGATCCAGCAACCCTCGCGCATAGGGCAGACGCATGCCGGCCTGGACCTTGGCACCGCCCGGGCGCTCGTAGTAACCCATTTCGCCATGGTCCTGGAACCACTGCGTGGCACCCTCGGCCAGGCCCAACGCCTGCATCTGCCCGGAATGATCCAGCCCGACATAACCGGCCTCTGCCGAGGCGGTCTCGCGGAAACTGGCGTTACCCGGATCATCCAGCACCCAGACCGATTCCGAGGGCTGTGAATGCGGCAGCATGATCCAGGGTGCCACTTTCATGCGGATCTGATCGCTGGCCACGACCGCACCACCGTCACGCAGCTCCAGCGTGAAATCGATTTCACCATCGAACGGATTCACCGCAAACATGCCAACAAAACGGAAAAACATGCCTTCCAGCCCGAACGTGATATCGCCACCGGGCCCGCCCCCGACAAAGTCCGGTGAACCCGGGTCCACCCACCGGGTGATATCCAGTTCCAGCGGCGGCGCCGGATTACCCACGCGCCCGCCGAGCGCACCCCAGATGGCTGTCTCACCTGCGCTGATCTGCTTGAACACATGCACGGACTCAATGTCTTCCTGCTCCGCTGCCCGCAGGAACACTTTCACCGATGGCGGCAACGAAGTGCCCGGATTGCGGATCACAAACGGCGTAATGTCCGCTTCATCCGCCGCACCGTTGATCTCGAAGTCTTCGTGCACCGGGTCGCCGGCATCATCGAAATGTACCGCGTCGGGGATCGGCCTGCCGGCGGCGGTGCGGCCGCCATCGCGGTCGAGGTTCACGGCGAAGACAGCGCCGCGCGCCTTGACCCAGTCATCTTCGCCAGTGTCATCCGCCACGTCGTCGATGAGGCCGTCCCGAGAGGTATCAGCATCCAGGTCAAGCCGCAGTATCTTGACGGTATGCTCGGCACTTTCGCCCAGCACCCCGCCGCCACGCAGCGCGCGCAACACGATGCGGTAATCGCCTGCCGGCACCAGATCACCGGCATGGTTGGTGCCATTCCATGACAGGGTGCCCGAGGCCGCCGTCCCCAGGCGGCCCTCCGCCACCACGACATCCGACGCGTCCATGGCTTCCCAGGCCACGTCATCTATCGTCGCCCCGCCGTCGACCTGGTATTCGATACTCACCTGCTCCGTGCCATCCTCCAGTTTTTCCCGGACAACGTATTCCGAGGACGCAGGCAGAATGGCCGGTGCCGCGACAGCGATCAGAATGGCGTTGTTTTCGCGGTCGCTGATGCCGCGCGGTGTCATGCCGATGTCCACCAGATCAATCTCGATGCTGTACCGCCCCGGCTTGGGCCGCAGCCCGCCGGTACCCCGCCCATCCCACTTGAGCACCGTGGTACTGCCATGCAGGACGCTGATGATGTTCGGGTCATACGCGGTATAAAACGGATTAACCGGGTCGCTCTCATGGAAGATCTGCAATCGCGCGAACAGCCCGCTGACGAACAGCGGGTTGTCGTAGACCAGTGAATCCACGTGGTAGTAGATCAGCACATCCGTCTGGTCGGTGAAGTCTTCCGTGTGC is from Isoalcanivorax pacificus W11-5 and encodes:
- a CDS encoding protein-arginine deiminase family protein, with the translated sequence MLLLDYSSSMQGGKDALARNFGLGVLDGLSAVGHLSRAGGIGFPTPPGGSGWWVDVTSGNRTLLRDLVAVTPSDGVSTPLYNAVVLGSNHLAGLSASGRKIMVVVTDGADSGPAGGYTHNQAAIALNGIGGWRYLVYAGSAGEPGEALLQDLAITSGSQYRVASPGVSASTLVDEVLAAACRNYRPHAAMTLSTTHLRLGQDGFNITFDAGSASDHETSDAGLTYEWTITAPDGTTFGASGMVHTQVFSDQWLPDTSFQVRLEVRDPDGATDSVTQSFQVTGSAPAITLVGGDVDALDTLAVRADPGNDIDGGALTFEWEVLTAPPGGQFSAGDTFASREVSFVTEEGDIGEWAFRCTAIDDEGEEDTDTLSLLVNNLPPEINLIGDEEIDVGFDIQVETTEVDDPDNADGGGLEFKWDIIQAPQSSSLMVQEDFHLLPLLIMSTQDGDAGTWVFRLTVTDDELPPWQEEVTEEFTVLVDGLPEADIAGPSTVGSLSFPVTLSGEDSLDPDSPCESDAYRCHDTLEGGLPTGLSPGIVRYTWTLLDVPYDAPLEYLPGRVDDALGLPAEGATLTIGPGDLVAGDWLFQLEVEDGEGNTDATTFQLSVIDEGGPPWVWIMPLFSRHTVDAAGVLHSDVALSGLLSVDYDNILLGEAPAFGLGITDYTWSLPLVPSGCIAASAPSGPSATRFELYVAGSSPTLTCLGYYQVGLEVTDDDSVPKRNSAQAYVSLGNCDSLVCVDFPLEAVPHTEDFTDQTDVLIYYHVDSLVYDNPLFVSGLFARLQIFHESDPVNPFYTAYDPNIISVLHGSTTVLKWDGRGTGGLRPKPGRYSIEIDLVDIGMTPRGISDRENNAILIAVAAPAILPASSEYVVREKLEDGTEQVSIEYQVDGGATIDDVAWEAMDASDVVVAEGRLGTAASGTLSWNGTNHAGDLVPAGDYRIVLRALRGGGVLGESAEHTVKILRLDLDADTSRDGLIDDVADDTGEDDWVKARGAVFAVNLDRDGGRTAAGRPIPDAVHFDDAGDPVHEDFEINGAADEADITPFVIRNPGTSLPPSVKVFLRAAEQEDIESVHVFKQISAGETAIWGALGGRVGNPAPPLELDITRWVDPGSPDFVGGGPGGDITFGLEGMFFRFVGMFAVNPFDGEIDFTLELRDGGAVVASDQIRMKVAPWIMLPHSQPSESVWVLDDPGNASFRETASAEAGYVGLDHSGQMQALGLAEGATQWFQDHGEMGYYERPGGAKVQAGMRLPYARGLLDPQPPWIQTRLLGPDFAIFQMGVDVGGGAGDYGGNVELLPPTPAFPLGRIVVGDTRSDALFDFFASQEVQPPFEVPTAWLSVSHVDEIFGFSIVDGEVIVASPAEAWTQLETIPVADRGRSVLFAMGAAPEDGAASADSIDPRRLETGVDHTGAGWGYVRIYNDDASGSGARGQVAEITTLGNGFIEIGRVWNTFPKLLPDGSGDPNAYENVIRTAPPSQVGWFVPPKSGDKYVLVEDTRFWKAPAPAFITVAEVLGDTEMHAFNLITVQDKIQDVIDALNAAAGVPLTYIEVPTLYVGARAGFDTGRFSVAFTPGAPNFQPVNGHYYFPRQFGARDVGSGDDIFEVLIRGLLPNVEYVDDWNLYHRLDGEVHCGSNVVRQPYGLDWWSNQP